The following coding sequences lie in one Mus musculus strain C57BL/6J chromosome 11, GRCm38.p6 C57BL/6J genomic window:
- the Sectm1b gene encoding secreted and transmembrane protein 1b isoform X1 codes for MLAYSVTSSGLFPRMLWALLLLAASLNAYNHVWDKPCCTEHEVSVNRGSRVVMACNISNNLRDVTIELVTSKKTSIIFNQTPPGNYSKDSWQLHIQGGQAQLVITDAQGKHSGEYWWKLRGFQAEFKNFNLIVNAADRQKTEDLPVTKVPDKPPTAVRTEVIIIIAIATTIIITGIGVFVWYKQFPVAPQIQMSVPCLIHGSPGIPYLTLPP; via the exons ATGCTGGCCTACTCTGTAACATCCTCTGGCCTGTTTCCCAGAATGCTCTGGGCCCTCCTTCTACTGGCAGCCTCCCTGAATGCCTATAACCATG TCTGGGACAAACCTTGTTGCACTGAGCATGAAGTATCTGTAAACAGAGGCAGCCGCGTGGTGATGGCCTGTAATATCTCCAACAATCTCAGAGACGTCACCATTGAGTTGGTTACCAGTAAAAAGACTAGCATCATCTTCAATCAAACGCCTCCAGGAAACTACTCTAAGGATTCATGGCAGCTTCATATTCAAGGAGGCCAGGCCCAGCTGGTGATCACAGATGCTCAGGGCAAACACTCAGGGGAGTACTGGTGGAAGCTGCGTGGATTCCAGGCAGAGTTCAAAAACTTCAACCTGATTGTTAATG ccgcagacagacagaagacagaggacTTGCCAGTCACTAAGGTCCCTGATAAGCCCCCAACTGCAGTGCGGACAGAAGTTATCATCATCATCGCCATtgctaccaccatcatcatcacaggAATCGGTGTATTCGTTTGGTACAAGCAATTCCCTGTAGCTCCACAGATACAAATGTCAGTACCTTGTCTGATTCATGGGTCTCCTGGTATCCCCTACCTGACACTGCCCCCCTAA